The DNA segment GCCGCCAGGGGGTGCTGGTAGACGACGCGATGTGTACCGTTGATCCCGACATTTACGCTATCGGCGAAATAGCCGAGCGCGCGCATCGCTGCTACGGAACGACACCCGCCGCCCAGGCCCAGGCCGCCATTGCCGCCGCCCAGGTCGCGGGAGACACATGGGAGCGCTACAACGGCAGCATCTCTTTCAACGTGCTCAAGCTCAAGGGCCTGGCACTCTGCACGATGGGCGACGCGGGTGCCGACACAAGCGCGCCGGGTTACGAGGAGATCGTACTGCTGGACCGGAGCGAACGGCTCTACCAGAAATGCATCGTGTACAAGAATCGCCTCGTCGGCGCCATCCTCTATGGTGACACCGCGCCCATGGCGGAGATGAAATCACTTATTGAATCGCAGTTGGAACTCGACGAGTCCCGGCGCGGTCTGTTGCGTGGCGGCGGCGCGACGCGCGAGCCCGTCGAGGGCCGACTGGTGTGCAGTTGCAATCAGGTGGGCGAAGGCAACCTCCTCCGTGCGCTGGCCCAGGGCTGCGAGACGATGGAAGCGTTGTGCTCGAAGACGGGCGCGGGCACCGGCTGCGGAAGCTGCAGGCCGGAGGTCGCCGCACTCATGGATCGGAGCGCGGCGCTCGCCGCGGGATAGACCAATGCGCAATCAAGCCAGCGACATGATACTGCACACGGCGGGTGGCCGGATTCCGCTCAGCGTGTTGCGTCATGCGGCCGAACTCACCATGGTCCACGGCAACGGGACCATGGCGCTCGGCAGCCGGCAGGAGCTCATTCTCGGCGGGATCCAGTCCAGCAGTCGCGATCGTATCCGGCGCGAGCTGGGCGGTCTCCTCGTGGAGCATCATCCCCGTCGTCCCAACATCGTCACCACACGACCCATGGCCGGGCGTGCGGGGCGTACTCCCTGGTTGAGTGACGGCGCCTACGATTCGGTCCTGTCGCAATTCATGACGGCACCGGCAATCCCCGTCAACCTCAGCGACCCGCGCCAGGATGTGCTGCCCCTCTACACGGGCCAGATCAACTTCATCGCATCCACCGAACCGGGATACTGGCACGTTTCCTTCAATGCCCGAGGGCAACTCCGGCCTATCGTACTTTCCACCGCCGTTCATGCCGACGGTGTCCCGGCGGCGACCTTTGTCGTGCAGAGTGCGATTCTGCAGGACAACGCCCTCGACCTGCCCGAACTTCAGCGAAATCTCCTCGAAAACCTCGGGGGGGTTGCTCGGGAGCTTCCTCAGGTGGCAGTCGCGCATCACGACGAGGTCCGCCCCATCGAAGGTTTCGAGTTCGACGCGAAAAGCGAGAGTTACAGTCTGGGGATATCCGCGCTTGCCCAGCGTTTTCCATGCGCGTTTCTTGCGGACCTCTGTCTGGTCGCGCGCAGTTTGGGTCTGGCCACCGCCGGCCTTACGCCCTGGCGGAGCCTGCTGATGCATGGCATCCCCGCCAGCGCGCGCGCCGACTTCGAGCGTCTGTTGCTGCGACACCGCGTCTCGCTTCACACCGGCGCGTGGGACAGCGCGTCCTTCAATGACTTCCATACGCCCGGCACCGTGAAGGCTGGCGCGGAATTGCTCCGCGCGCTCAATGAGAACTTTCCACATCCCGGTGGCCTGCGCATCGGCCTTACGGAGCACAGCGGCGTTATCCCCGACACACCCATTGTGGTGCGGGCCGAGACCCCACCCGCGCGCTGGCCTTTCCGGCCCGAGCCCCGCTTCAACGTATTCGTGCGGGAGAATTTTGATCGCTTCAACCCCATGTTAATTGCCTGCGTCACGGGCGTGGCTGCGGGGCGAATGGCGGATGCGGTGCTCGACCTGGTGGAGCGCTTTGGCGCGGGTCAAGCGGCGACCGTAGCGGTGGCGACGCAGGCTTCACCCGTGTTGCTGCGCGGCGGAGCGCTCATTCATCAATGCGCGGAATGCCACACGGAATACAGCGAGCAATACGGCGATCCCCTCGGCGGCATCGACGCGGGGACGCCCTTCGCGGAGTTGCCCGCAAGCTGGACTTGTCCCACCTGCGGCGCGCCCCAGGGCAAGTACATCACCACGCGGGAACACGCCGCGTAAAAGCTTTTAGCAAGTTTGTGGAACATCCACAGGACCCTGCGCTTCTTACGACAGCGTAAGAATAGATCGACAAGCGGGAGCACGGACTTTCCAGTCCGTGATGTCCGTGCGACTCCGTCGCACGATACGCGGGTAAGAAAACCCGCGATCCCGTTTCGCGAATCCTTAACGGAAAAAGCGCAGTCTCTGATTAATGCTCCGAGTCCCCCGCCTTGCACGCCTCCAAAAGGGCGCGCAACTCTGTCAGTTTCTCCGGTTCGGCCTCCCAGAGGTTCCTTGTTTCGCCGATGTCCGTGTCGAGGTTGTACAACTGCACCGGCGGCGCATCGGGACCTGGCGCGTTTGCCCCCTGACTGCTCCATCCGCCGCTGCCCGGTCCGTCGATGAACTTCCACGGACCCTTGCGCAACGCGAAGGTGCCGTCGATGGAGTGATGCACGGTGTAGTCGCGCAGGGGTTTCTCGCGTTTCTCGCCGAGCAGCGCGGGCAGTAGGCTTACACTGTCCTGTCCCGCGCCCTCGGGCAAGGGCGCACCCAGCAGGTCGGCCACGGTCGCGAGCAGGTCCGTGTGGCAGATGGTCTCCGCGCTTTTCGAACCCGCATCGACCTGGGCGGGCCAGCGCACAATGAAGGGCACGCGGTGCCCCCCTTCCCACACATCCGACTTGCGTCCACGAAAGTGATGGTTGGGTCGGTGCCCATAGGAATCCACCATTTTCTCAACGGGCTCCGTCGAGCCGTTGTCGCTCGTCACGATCACCAGCGTGTTCTTGCGGAGATTCAGGTCGTCCAGCGCATCCATCACCTGGCCGATAGCCCGATCGGACTGTGCAACAAAATCGCCATAGTCCCCGGCCTGACTGAACCCTTTTACATCCGGCGAAGGCACCACGGGCGTGTGCGGCGAGGTTAGGGGTAGATAGAGGAAGAAAGGCTGCTCGGGATTCGTGGCGTGGCGCTCCTTCAGGTAGGCCACGGCACGATCCGCAAGATCGGGCAGCACCTTGACCGGCTCGAAGCCCTCCGCGGTGAGGCCCGTGCGAAAGGTGGTGGGCTTCATCGCTGTGGGAATGGCTGTGGCGCGATCCTGTTCCAGGTACACGTAGGGCGGCATGTCCAGCGACGCCGCGATGCCGAAGAAGTAGTCGAAACCCAGATTCAACGGTCCGTGCGTGTAGGGCTTCGCGAAATCGATGTTCTCGCCGGTGAGATCCGACGTATCGCCGAGTTTCATGCCGTCCGTCGTCTGCCAGCCGAGCCCCAGGTGCCATTTGCCGATGCAGGCCGTGTGATAGCCTTGGTCCTTGAGGTACTGCGCGACGGTTAACTCGCCGTGATCGATCAGCGGTAGCGAATAGCCCCAGAGCACATGCTGTTTCAGCCGCGTGCGCCAGGCATAGCGCCCGGTGAGCAAGCCGTAGCGCGTGGGTGTACACACCGCCGACCCCGAGTGCGCATCGGTGAAAATCATGCCCTCGGCGGCCAGTTTGTCCATGCGCGGCGTGGGGATCTTCGACTCGGGATTGAGGCACCGCACGTCGCCATAGCCCAGGTCGTCCGCGAGGATGTAGACGATGTTGGCGCTGGCCTGAGCGGTCGATGTGGGTTCGGCATGGACGCGTACATTCGAAATTACCACGACCATCCAAAGTATACAAGCCGCCTTCGAGCGCCGCACTTTAGCAGAGTAGATTCGAACCATGTGAATCACCTTTCATTCCGTGCAGTTCCCTTACGGTGTATAAAAAAGATCTTCCCACAGATTCACACAGATCCGCACAGATAAGAGAAAGAGATACCAGAGCAGCCAATTTTGGATAAACAGAGGATGTATTTCAACAGAGAGTGAATCATATGCTAAGGGAAGTTGTGGTTTGGATTTATCTGTGCAGATCTGTGTGGATCTGTGGGAAAACAAATTGGTTGCGGCTGACGGCTGCTCGGAGTCTAGGAGTGGTTCAACTTTTTCCGGGCCACCGCGTACTTACCCCAACAATTGCTTCTCCCACCAGGCCACATGCACCTCGGGTCCCGCGTCGGGTGCGATGCCGCGTTCCTTCATGGCCTCATCAAAGCGCGCGCGGGAATCCGCGCGGGCATAGTCAGTGACTTCGACGGGTTCGGGTAGTGCGCCGAGATCGCCACTTTCCTGAATCCACTCGTCCAGCCGCGCGCGCAGTTCTTTCAGCGTTTGTTCCTGCGCGGGATCCTTCGCGAGGTTCTTCACCTCGTGCGGGTCCGCCGCCAGGTCGTAGAGTTCCTCTTCGGGGCGCGTTGCCGCCATGAAGGGCTGTTGTGCCTCATTGAGCTTGCCTTCTTTCTGCCACAGCTCCAGCACCGATGTGGCCGGGTACTGTTTCTTCTTGTAGGCGTTGAACTGCATGTAGGGCCGCTCGGGATAGAAGTTCCGGATGTACTTGTGCTGCTTCGTGCGCACGGAGCGGATGCGGTCCACGGTTTCGTCGCAACGGTCCCGAGCGCACACAATGTGATCGCGCGGCGTTGGGCTGTCCAGCGAACGGCCATGCAGATGGGAGGGCGGCTTGATACCGGCCCATTGCATCATGGTGGGCGCGAGGTCGAGCAGCGACACCAGTTCCTCCGAAACCGTCCCCGCGCCCACGCCGTCATGCTTGCGCACGATGAGCGGCACGCGCGTGCCGCTGTCATAAAGCCACTGCTTCCCACGCACATGGGCCTGACCGTGATCGCCGTGGTACACGATAATGGTGTTGTCTGCGAGGCCATCATCTTCCAGCCGCTTCAACAATACCCCGATTTGCCGATCCAAAACCTGCGCCGATTCCAGGTAGTCCGCCCAGTCGCGGCGCAGCAGGGGTGTGTCGGGGTAATATGGGGGAAGATCCACCTTCGCCGGATCGATGGGCCGTTCCGGATCGCGCTCGAACTCGCGGTGGGTCATGCTGAAATTGTACTGGGCGAGAAAGGGCTGTCCCGCCTTTCGCTGACGCCAGTCCGTGCCGTCGAAGGGCGCAGTGGCCGTCGTGAAATTGAAATCCGTCTTTCCCGGCTTGTCCCAGTTGACGCCGTGGCCGTTGCTCGTGAAATAGCCCGCGTCGCGGAAGTATTTGGTGATAAGTTCAACCGGTGCGGGCAGCGTGAAGCCGTCGTCGCGGTGGCTCCGGTGGTTGTGTGCGCCGATGCTCGTCTGGTACATCCCCGTCATCATGGCGGAGCGCGCGGCGGAGCACACGGGCGCGGCGGCAAAGGCCGCGTTGTAGCGCGTGCCCTCGGCGGCGAGCCGGTCCAGGTTGGGTGATTGCACCAACGAGTGGCCGTAGCAGCCGAAGTCGGGCGAGGTGTCTTCCGAGATCAGCCAGAGGATGTTGGGGCGTGAATCCGGTCTGCTTCCGGCGCGCGCGGCGAGCAGACCCGCACCGAGGCCGATACCGGCGGTGGATAGAAATTCGCGACGCTTCATGGCGGTCTCCAAGGGTGTGGATTGGGCGTGAGGCTACTATAGCCGCGCGGGACCTTTGGCTCAAGCGGGGGATCGGACCGATCGGACGGATCGGACCGATCGGGGCGATCAAATCCGTCTGATCCATCTGATCGGTCCGATAAGACAGAATCTCCCCTTGAAATTTCCGCACGCCCTTCGCAATACTCACCCAAGCCCTAACCATCTTGAAAGGCCCCCAAGCATGAACCGCCGTGAATTCCTTTGCCAGGCGAGCGCCGCGCTTGGCGCCGTTAGCGCCATGGCGCGCCACGCCCGGGCCGCTGAGCGGCCAAATATCCTCTTCCTCTTCTCCGACGATCAGACCTACGAGGCGATTCACGCGCTGGGCAATGACGAGATTCACACGCCCAACCTGGACCGACTGGTGAAGCGCGGCACGACCTTCACCCACGCCTACAACCAGGGCGGCTGGAGCGGCGCGGTTTGCGTTGCG comes from the Candidatus Hydrogenedentota bacterium genome and includes:
- a CDS encoding rubredoxin, with the protein product MRNQASDMILHTAGGRIPLSVLRHAAELTMVHGNGTMALGSRQELILGGIQSSSRDRIRRELGGLLVEHHPRRPNIVTTRPMAGRAGRTPWLSDGAYDSVLSQFMTAPAIPVNLSDPRQDVLPLYTGQINFIASTEPGYWHVSFNARGQLRPIVLSTAVHADGVPAATFVVQSAILQDNALDLPELQRNLLENLGGVARELPQVAVAHHDEVRPIEGFEFDAKSESYSLGISALAQRFPCAFLADLCLVARSLGLATAGLTPWRSLLMHGIPASARADFERLLLRHRVSLHTGAWDSASFNDFHTPGTVKAGAELLRALNENFPHPGGLRIGLTEHSGVIPDTPIVVRAETPPARWPFRPEPRFNVFVRENFDRFNPMLIACVTGVAAGRMADAVLDLVERFGAGQAATVAVATQASPVLLRGGALIHQCAECHTEYSEQYGDPLGGIDAGTPFAELPASWTCPTCGAPQGKYITTREHAA
- a CDS encoding arylsulfatase; amino-acid sequence: MVRIYSAKVRRSKAACILWMVVVISNVRVHAEPTSTAQASANIVYILADDLGYGDVRCLNPESKIPTPRMDKLAAEGMIFTDAHSGSAVCTPTRYGLLTGRYAWRTRLKQHVLWGYSLPLIDHGELTVAQYLKDQGYHTACIGKWHLGLGWQTTDGMKLGDTSDLTGENIDFAKPYTHGPLNLGFDYFFGIAASLDMPPYVYLEQDRATAIPTAMKPTTFRTGLTAEGFEPVKVLPDLADRAVAYLKERHATNPEQPFFLYLPLTSPHTPVVPSPDVKGFSQAGDYGDFVAQSDRAIGQVMDALDDLNLRKNTLVIVTSDNGSTEPVEKMVDSYGHRPNHHFRGRKSDVWEGGHRVPFIVRWPAQVDAGSKSAETICHTDLLATVADLLGAPLPEGAGQDSVSLLPALLGEKREKPLRDYTVHHSIDGTFALRKGPWKFIDGPGSGGWSSQGANAPGPDAPPVQLYNLDTDIGETRNLWEAEPEKLTELRALLEACKAGDSEH
- a CDS encoding sulfatase — encoded protein: MKRREFLSTAGIGLGAGLLAARAGSRPDSRPNILWLISEDTSPDFGCYGHSLVQSPNLDRLAAEGTRYNAAFAAAPVCSAARSAMMTGMYQTSIGAHNHRSHRDDGFTLPAPVELITKYFRDAGYFTSNGHGVNWDKPGKTDFNFTTATAPFDGTDWRQRKAGQPFLAQYNFSMTHREFERDPERPIDPAKVDLPPYYPDTPLLRRDWADYLESAQVLDRQIGVLLKRLEDDGLADNTIIVYHGDHGQAHVRGKQWLYDSGTRVPLIVRKHDGVGAGTVSEELVSLLDLAPTMMQWAGIKPPSHLHGRSLDSPTPRDHIVCARDRCDETVDRIRSVRTKQHKYIRNFYPERPYMQFNAYKKKQYPATSVLELWQKEGKLNEAQQPFMAATRPEEELYDLAADPHEVKNLAKDPAQEQTLKELRARLDEWIQESGDLGALPEPVEVTDYARADSRARFDEAMKERGIAPDAGPEVHVAWWEKQLLG